A part of Lentimicrobiaceae bacterium genomic DNA contains:
- a CDS encoding ribose-phosphate pyrophosphokinase produces MRKEVKIFSGRATKYLAEDIAAAYGQELGKAQVTVFSDGEFSVSFEENLRGVDTYLVQSTFPPAENMLELLLMIDAARRASARQITAVIPYFGFARQDRKDKPRVPISAKLLANLLSASGVNRIITIDLHADQIQGFFDLPVDHLYASSIFLPYIKSLNLPNMVFASPDTGGTRRAASYAKAFNIPFVICYKQRTKANQIENMELIGDVNGKDVILLDDIIDTAGTITRAADLIMKKGANSVRGFCTHPILSGDAYERIENSAFTQVVVTDTIPLAKKSDKITVLSTAPLLAEVIKRAHNYESISSIFKIK; encoded by the coding sequence ATGCGAAAAGAAGTAAAAATATTTTCGGGCAGAGCAACTAAATATCTTGCAGAAGATATAGCTGCAGCATACGGACAAGAATTGGGCAAAGCCCAAGTTACCGTATTTAGCGACGGCGAATTTAGCGTCTCATTTGAAGAAAACCTTCGTGGTGTTGATACATACCTTGTACAAAGCACCTTCCCACCTGCAGAAAACATGCTAGAGCTACTGCTGATGATAGATGCCGCACGCAGAGCATCGGCAAGACAAATTACGGCAGTTATACCCTACTTCGGTTTCGCAAGGCAGGATAGAAAAGACAAACCCCGAGTGCCAATATCGGCAAAATTATTAGCCAACTTGTTATCGGCTTCGGGAGTTAACAGAATAATAACCATAGACTTACATGCTGACCAAATACAGGGCTTTTTCGACCTACCAGTCGACCACTTGTATGCTTCGTCAATATTTTTACCATATATAAAATCGTTAAATCTACCTAACATGGTGTTTGCTTCGCCTGATACAGGCGGAACAAGAAGAGCAGCATCGTACGCTAAAGCCTTCAATATTCCTTTTGTAATTTGCTATAAACAAAGAACAAAGGCTAATCAAATTGAAAACATGGAACTTATTGGTGATGTTAATGGTAAAGACGTAATACTATTAGACGACATAATAGATACAGCCGGAACTATAACAAGAGCCGCCGATTTGATTATGAAAAAAGGAGCAAACAGTGTGAGAGGATTTTGTACACACCCAATATTATCGGGCGATGCATACGAAAGAATTGAAAATTCGGCTTTTACACAAGTAGTTGTAACCGACACCATTCCGCTTGCAAAAAAATCGGACAAAATTACGGTATTAAGCACGGCACCACTACTTGCCGAAGTTATTAAACGAGCACATAATTACGAATCAATTTCATCAATATTTAAAATTAAATAA
- a CDS encoding thymidine kinase, which yields MFIEKSNNTDPKKGWIEVIAGSMFSGKTEELLRRLKRAKIARQRIEIFKPAVDTRYEEDSVVSHDQNSIKSIPISNSAQILFYVDDVDVVGIDEAQFFDSDLPVICKQIADSGKRVIIAGLDMDFMGKPFGPMPTLMAQAEFVTKVQAICVRCGDIALHSYRKISNDKLVVLGEKESYEPLCRSCYNKAIQSKH from the coding sequence ATGTTTATTGAAAAATCAAATAATACTGACCCCAAAAAGGGATGGATAGAAGTGATTGCCGGGTCAATGTTTTCGGGCAAGACGGAAGAATTGCTCAGGCGTTTGAAAAGAGCAAAAATTGCACGTCAGAGAATAGAAATTTTTAAACCCGCAGTTGATACTCGCTACGAAGAAGACAGTGTGGTATCGCACGACCAAAACAGTATTAAATCAATACCTATAAGTAATTCGGCGCAAATATTGTTTTACGTTGATGATGTAGATGTTGTTGGTATTGACGAAGCTCAATTTTTTGATAGCGACCTGCCGGTAATATGCAAACAAATTGCCGATAGCGGAAAAAGAGTTATTATTGCAGGTTTAGACATGGATTTTATGGGAAAACCTTTTGGTCCTATGCCCACACTTATGGCTCAAGCCGAGTTTGTTACCAAAGTTCAGGCAATATGTGTGCGTTGCGGAGACATCGCTCTTCATTCATATAGAAAAATTAGTAACGATAAACTTGTTGTATTAGGCGAAAAAGAATCGTACGAACCATTGTGTAGAAGCTGTTACAACAAGGCTATTCAAAGTAAACATTAA
- a CDS encoding biopolymer transporter ExbD: MSNKRKTPGLNTGSMSDITFLLLTFFLITSSIDTDTGIMRRLPPPLDPNNPPPDMDIKERNVLKVFINKNDLLLVQNQVMTVRDLKETAKQFLSNPTDRSDFPEKVEEEIPGLGTVKVSKGVISLKNDRGTSYDAYIQVQNELTAAINELRDDLSKRMYGVKYADLTNETYINAISKAIPVAISEAEPENIGD, encoded by the coding sequence ATGTCAAACAAACGAAAAACACCAGGTTTAAATACGGGGTCAATGTCGGATATAACATTCCTTTTGCTTACTTTCTTCCTTATTACATCTAGTATTGACACGGATACCGGTATTATGAGAAGGCTTCCCCCTCCATTAGACCCGAACAATCCGCCGCCAGACATGGATATTAAGGAAAGAAACGTTCTGAAAGTTTTTATCAATAAGAACGACTTATTGCTTGTACAAAATCAAGTAATGACCGTTAGAGACTTGAAAGAAACCGCCAAGCAATTTTTAAGTAATCCTACCGATAGAAGTGATTTTCCCGAAAAAGTTGAGGAAGAAATCCCTGGGTTGGGTACTGTAAAAGTATCAAAAGGTGTAATATCGCTTAAAAATGACCGCGGTACTTCATACGATGCCTACATTCAAGTACAAAATGAATTAACGGCAGCGATAAATGAACTCAGAGACGACCTATCTAAAAGAATGTACGGTGTTAAGTACGCCGATCTTACAAACGAAACGTATATAAATGCTATAAGTAAAGCTATTCCGGTAGCTATTTCCGAAGCTGAACCTGAAAATATAGGAGATTAA
- a CDS encoding peptidylprolyl isomerase, whose amino-acid sequence MKKVILLVASLLIIAVSCKKDEQKSKVRIDTEYGSIIIQLYDSTIVHKQNFIEMIEAGVYDDATFHRIIEKFMIQGGELENNKNFTDQQVIDSLENKTVPFEVYPTYIHKRGALAAARMPDEINPTKASSATQFYIVQGTKYTNNQLTDMELQYERYTKQNIFTALINEEGREEDLNIFKKAVEENNLDAINKLLIKYKDAIEVRYMKMKPFKLNQYQRDAYTNIGGAPHLDGEYTVFGEVISGMEVVDSIAKQPTNNADQPLKEIKMKIKIIN is encoded by the coding sequence ATGAAAAAAGTAATTTTATTAGTCGCATCATTGCTCATAATAGCAGTAAGCTGTAAAAAAGATGAACAAAAAAGCAAAGTTAGAATTGACACCGAATACGGTTCAATAATTATTCAATTATACGACAGCACAATTGTGCATAAACAAAACTTTATCGAGATGATTGAAGCCGGCGTCTACGACGATGCTACATTCCACAGAATTATTGAAAAATTTATGATTCAGGGCGGAGAACTCGAAAACAACAAAAATTTTACCGATCAGCAAGTAATCGATTCACTTGAAAACAAAACCGTACCGTTTGAAGTTTACCCCACGTACATCCATAAACGCGGAGCGCTTGCCGCTGCTCGTATGCCCGACGAAATTAACCCCACGAAAGCCTCATCGGCTACGCAGTTTTACATAGTTCAGGGCACAAAATATACTAATAATCAGCTTACCGATATGGAATTGCAATACGAAAGATATACCAAACAAAATATCTTTACAGCGCTTATTAATGAAGAAGGAAGAGAAGAAGACTTGAACATATTTAAAAAGGCTGTCGAAGAAAACAATTTAGATGCAATAAACAAACTTCTCATAAAATACAAAGATGCTATTGAGGTTAGATATATGAAGATGAAACCTTTTAAGCTAAACCAATATCAACGCGACGCATATACAAACATTGGCGGTGCTCCGCATCTTGACGGCGAATATACTGTGTTTGGAGAAGTTATTAGTGGAATGGAAGTTGTTGATAGTATTGCCAAGCAGCCTACCAATAACGCTGACCAGCCTTTGAAAGAAATAAAAATGAAAATTAAAATAATAAATTAG
- a CDS encoding 50S ribosomal protein L25, with the protein MKRTSMSGLLRANVGKKDAKQQRKEGRIPCVVYGGKEELHITLSEKDLTKIVFSAYPYLVDLDVEGKKLQAIIQEVQYHPVTDNILHVDFLECFADKPIKVSVPVSLTGNSPGVLKGGKLKKSFRKLLVKGLINDIPEVITIDISKLNINDSIRVSEVKVDNLELLDKKSAQVVSVSVTRVVEETPEGAEGEDEAESEGGDAPAEEHKE; encoded by the coding sequence ATGAAAAGAACATCTATGAGCGGTTTGCTAAGAGCAAACGTAGGGAAAAAAGATGCCAAACAACAACGCAAAGAAGGTAGAATACCTTGCGTAGTGTATGGAGGTAAAGAAGAATTGCACATCACACTCAGCGAAAAAGATTTGACGAAAATTGTATTTTCGGCATATCCATACTTAGTTGATTTAGATGTAGAAGGCAAAAAATTACAAGCTATTATCCAGGAGGTTCAGTACCACCCTGTTACCGATAATATCTTGCACGTCGATTTTTTAGAATGCTTTGCAGATAAACCTATTAAAGTTAGCGTTCCTGTGAGCCTTACCGGAAACTCACCCGGAGTATTAAAAGGTGGAAAACTAAAAAAATCATTCCGCAAACTATTGGTAAAAGGTTTAATTAATGACATACCGGAAGTTATCACCATTGATATTTCAAAACTAAACATAAACGACTCGATAAGAGTATCGGAAGTTAAAGTTGATAACTTAGAATTGCTTGATAAAAAATCGGCACAAGTTGTTTCGGTGAGCGTAACTAGAGTTGTGGAAGAAACACCTGAAGGAGCAGAAGGTGAAGACGAAGCTGAAAGCGAAGGAGGAGATGCACCAGCCGAAGAACATAAAGAATAA
- a CDS encoding carboxypeptidase-like regulatory domain-containing protein — protein MKLFFKITIIILVFIGITNNYCEAQVHVKTYSGKVVNKDGVPIQDVNIYSHEYKIGTTTNKNGEFEIKISPNATLEFSCVAFETKSILLKEVKDHENLIITLTSSVGSLSPVTVTSEDLSKINKIRKELNFYVSDFNFSNGLIYILGTKANKKMCYVLTPAPNFDTLSVLRVSNKMKNTFKDCFGNIHLLSSDSSYQLGFKNNELKILYGTPLKKFNEVLRNVLIINSDNLYTPYYKNFGQTLVYIQHNLKTKELKALCHATDEENLAIIIRELEEKHLDEVFNRQIQYIQEEEYVALTNSDIAAAEVSKKIASKLKYDYLKEYNNMFSESMMGKLFKKQYVKKNLNPIFEINGKIYFISTLLNEIQVFNHKGKLIKSHKTDLVQQGNKNFEILFDEENNNVYSTHIDRNGILSVYSVNVETGKVNFVRRIDEFVFPTKVIVNNGKLYALINDNTESQGSTKQLIWAVLEATN, from the coding sequence ATGAAACTATTTTTCAAAATAACAATAATTATACTTGTGTTTATTGGTATTACGAACAACTACTGCGAAGCACAGGTTCACGTTAAAACGTATAGCGGAAAAGTTGTTAATAAAGATGGAGTTCCTATTCAAGATGTTAATATTTACAGTCATGAATACAAAATTGGAACTACAACAAATAAAAACGGCGAATTTGAAATCAAAATATCTCCCAACGCAACATTGGAGTTCAGTTGCGTAGCTTTTGAAACTAAGTCTATTCTTCTGAAAGAAGTAAAAGACCACGAAAATTTAATAATAACACTTACTTCTTCTGTTGGAAGCTTGTCTCCCGTTACCGTTACATCAGAAGATTTGAGCAAAATAAATAAAATAAGAAAAGAGTTAAATTTTTACGTTTCCGACTTCAACTTTAGCAACGGACTTATTTATATTTTAGGCACAAAAGCAAACAAAAAAATGTGCTACGTTCTAACTCCTGCGCCAAACTTCGACACCTTGTCGGTACTCAGAGTTAGCAATAAAATGAAAAATACGTTTAAAGATTGTTTCGGCAATATACACCTTTTAAGTAGCGATTCTTCCTACCAATTGGGATTTAAAAACAACGAATTAAAAATTTTATACGGTACGCCGCTTAAAAAATTTAACGAAGTACTGAGAAATGTCCTAATAATCAATAGCGATAATCTTTATACACCATATTACAAAAACTTCGGACAAACTCTTGTATATATTCAACATAATTTGAAAACCAAAGAACTAAAAGCACTGTGCCACGCAACCGACGAAGAAAACTTGGCTATTATCATAAGAGAGCTTGAGGAAAAACATTTGGACGAAGTCTTTAACAGACAAATTCAGTATATACAAGAAGAAGAATATGTTGCATTAACCAATAGTGACATTGCTGCAGCGGAAGTTAGTAAAAAAATTGCATCGAAGCTAAAATACGACTACTTAAAAGAATATAATAATATGTTCAGTGAGTCTATGATGGGCAAACTCTTCAAAAAACAATATGTTAAAAAGAACCTAAACCCTATTTTCGAAATCAATGGTAAAATTTATTTCATTTCAACGTTACTAAATGAAATACAGGTATTTAATCACAAGGGAAAATTAATTAAAAGCCACAAAACCGATTTGGTTCAACAAGGCAATAAAAACTTTGAAATACTTTTTGATGAAGAAAACAACAATGTTTATTCAACACATATTGACAGAAACGGCATTTTAAGTGTGTATTCCGTTAATGTTGAAACAGGTAAGGTAAATTTTGTAAGAAGAATTGACGAGTTTGTATTTCCCACAAAAGTTATTGTAAATAACGGAAAATTGTACGCACTTATAAACGACAATACCGAAAGTCAAGGAAGTACAAAGCAACTGATTTGGGCGGTTTTGGAAGCTACGAATTAA
- a CDS encoding biopolymer transporter ExbD: MSKFKDKEERSVPELNMASMSDIIFMLLFFFMVITTMREVSLIVRVTPPQATEVQKLERKSLVSFIYVGKPVRTQLGTESRIQLNDAFATVGDISSFIVAERQARPESDRPLLTTSLKVDASTKMGIVTDIKQELRKVGAFKITYSTRKKGKSANS, encoded by the coding sequence ATGTCAAAATTTAAAGATAAAGAAGAAAGATCAGTTCCCGAACTGAACATGGCATCGATGTCAGACATTATTTTTATGCTGCTGTTTTTTTTCATGGTTATTACAACAATGCGTGAAGTATCTCTTATAGTTAGAGTTACTCCACCGCAAGCAACTGAAGTTCAGAAACTTGAAAGAAAATCGTTGGTAAGCTTCATATATGTTGGAAAACCTGTCAGAACCCAACTTGGTACTGAATCTAGGATACAGCTAAATGATGCTTTTGCTACTGTTGGCGACATAAGTTCGTTTATTGTAGCCGAACGCCAAGCAAGACCTGAATCAGACCGTCCGTTACTTACTACATCGCTTAAAGTTGACGCTAGTACAAAAATGGGTATAGTAACTGATATAAAACAGGAGCTTAGAAAGGTCGGAGCATTTAAAATTACGTACTCTACTAGAAAAAAAGGAAAATCGGCTAATAGCTAG
- a CDS encoding MotA/TolQ/ExbB proton channel family protein, with translation MKKVIAFLSLALMLNIGMTNISFAQEATEAPDTTATEAVAAEQQVTDATADPLAPPVKNESFHQMLKNRFIEGGPTFMTPILLCLIFGLALCIERIIYLNLADVNPDKLLVNVEKRIQENGITDAKELCRDSRGPVASIMFQGLDRYNEGLENVEKAIVSYGGVQIAKLEKNLSWIGLFIAISPSLGFLGTVVGMVQAFDAIEIAGDISPTIVAGGMKIALITTVFGLIVAIILQVFYNYIISKIDSIVADMEDASITFMDILVRNKNAKN, from the coding sequence ATGAAAAAAGTAATCGCTTTTCTGTCTTTAGCATTAATGCTAAACATCGGTATGACAAACATTTCATTTGCTCAGGAAGCTACCGAAGCTCCCGACACAACAGCAACCGAGGCTGTTGCAGCTGAGCAACAAGTAACAGACGCAACTGCAGATCCGTTGGCACCACCAGTAAAAAATGAATCATTTCACCAAATGTTAAAAAACAGATTTATTGAAGGTGGACCTACATTTATGACACCAATCCTTTTATGTTTAATATTTGGTTTGGCACTGTGTATCGAACGTATTATTTATCTTAATCTTGCTGACGTTAACCCCGACAAATTATTGGTTAATGTTGAAAAAAGAATTCAAGAAAATGGTATCACCGATGCAAAAGAACTATGTAGAGATTCACGCGGACCTGTTGCTTCTATCATGTTCCAAGGTCTAGACCGCTACAACGAAGGTTTAGAAAACGTTGAAAAAGCAATCGTTTCTTACGGTGGAGTTCAAATAGCTAAATTGGAAAAGAACTTATCTTGGATTGGATTGTTTATCGCAATTTCGCCAAGTTTGGGTTTCTTGGGAACAGTTGTTGGTATGGTTCAAGCTTTCGACGCTATTGAAATTGCCGGCGATATTTCGCCTACAATTGTAGCAGGAGGTATGAAAATTGCTCTTATTACCACAGTGTTCGGTCTTATTGTTGCTATCATCCTACAAGTTTTCTACAACTATATTATATCCAAAATTGATAGTATAGTTGCAGATATGGAAGACGCATCAATCACATTTATGGACATTTTAGTAAGAAACAAAAACGCTAAAAACTAA
- a CDS encoding peptidylprolyl isomerase yields the protein MNTAQAQKGTKVLIKTTLGDITVLLYDDTPQHRDNFVKLAEQGFYNGSIFHRVIKEFMVQGGGAPAGQAEVDYLVPAEFNSKYIHKKGALAAARMADYVNPERKSSGSQFYIVQGKVVPPEQLTQFEAYHGKQYTAEQKEIYSTIGGTPHLDYNYTVFGEVISGLDVVDKIAAVKTLRGDKPENDIKMTVSIIK from the coding sequence ATGAACACAGCACAAGCTCAGAAAGGGACTAAGGTACTAATAAAAACAACATTGGGCGATATAACAGTTTTACTGTACGATGATACTCCTCAGCATAGAGATAACTTTGTAAAACTTGCCGAACAAGGATTTTACAACGGCTCAATATTTCACCGAGTAATAAAGGAATTTATGGTTCAAGGTGGCGGAGCGCCTGCAGGTCAAGCTGAAGTTGACTACTTAGTGCCTGCCGAGTTTAATTCAAAATATATACACAAAAAAGGAGCATTGGCAGCTGCACGTATGGCAGATTACGTTAATCCGGAACGAAAATCTTCGGGCTCGCAATTTTATATTGTGCAAGGTAAAGTTGTTCCACCCGAACAATTGACGCAATTTGAAGCTTATCACGGTAAACAATACACAGCCGAACAAAAAGAAATATATTCAACCATAGGCGGAACGCCACATTTAGACTATAACTATACAGTTTTTGGAGAAGTTATTAGCGGACTTGATGTAGTTGACAAAATCGCTGCAGTTAAGACTTTACGTGGAGATAAACCCGAAAATGATATAAAAATGACCGTGTCGATTATAAAATAA
- a CDS encoding sialidase family protein has translation MKKSIPLIIISLLILIFAGCNNNNHQAEKVEVDITLFDNISDPNVSCYRIPAIDCLPNGLLIAVCDQRVESCGDLRHCKDINLVIRKSHDNGQTWTEMETLVDYEYGTSASDPSIIIDKVNNVVFVFYNYMDLINYPNKYRFMYVKSTDNCQTWSEPVDVTDQLSWVGWNYHFKFVTSGRGIQCKDGTLMHTIVNLNTGLFLFGSYDFGENWELISSAILPGDESKVAELNDGTLLINSRINNAGYRYIHTSTNKGRTWTSVADTALTDPGCNAAFFNYASFYKNEFPDVLVFVNANSKNNRKNLTLKTSYDKGETWNEEKTIYEGSAAYSSATVLKNGNLGILYEKDDYTKIQFVTINKDFYSK, from the coding sequence ATGAAAAAATCAATTCCCTTAATCATTATCAGCTTACTAATACTCATTTTTGCCGGTTGTAACAACAATAACCATCAAGCAGAAAAAGTAGAAGTAGATATTACATTATTCGATAACATTTCAGACCCTAATGTATCATGTTACCGTATTCCGGCTATAGATTGTCTTCCGAATGGACTTCTCATAGCTGTTTGCGACCAACGCGTTGAAAGCTGCGGCGACTTGAGACATTGCAAAGACATTAATTTGGTTATCAGAAAAAGCCACGATAACGGTCAAACATGGACAGAAATGGAAACCTTAGTCGATTACGAATACGGAACATCTGCCTCCGACCCAAGTATTATTATTGATAAAGTAAACAATGTGGTATTTGTTTTTTATAACTACATGGATTTGATAAATTATCCCAATAAATACCGATTTATGTACGTGAAAAGCACAGATAATTGCCAAACATGGTCGGAACCTGTTGATGTTACAGACCAACTAAGTTGGGTAGGCTGGAATTACCACTTTAAATTTGTAACTTCCGGAAGAGGCATTCAGTGCAAAGATGGAACACTGATGCACACAATAGTTAATCTTAATACGGGTTTGTTCTTGTTTGGCAGCTACGATTTCGGAGAAAATTGGGAACTTATAAGCAGCGCAATTTTACCCGGCGACGAATCGAAAGTGGCTGAACTTAACGACGGAACTCTACTGATAAACAGTCGTATAAATAACGCAGGATACCGTTATATACATACCTCAACAAATAAAGGCAGAACATGGACTTCGGTAGCCGATACTGCACTAACCGACCCAGGTTGCAACGCCGCATTCTTTAACTATGCTTCATTTTATAAAAATGAATTCCCCGACGTGCTTGTATTTGTCAACGCTAACTCCAAAAATAATAGAAAAAACTTGACGCTGAAAACCAGCTATGATAAGGGTGAGACTTGGAATGAAGAAAAAACTATATACGAAGGCTCGGCAGCGTACTCATCGGCAACAGTCCTTAAAAACGGTAATTTAGGAATATTATACGAAAAAGACGATTATACAAAGATTCAATTCGTAACTATTAATAAAGATTTTTATTCAAAATAG
- a CDS encoding phenylalanine--tRNA ligase subunit alpha, translating to MKNLIEKISKEVNEFQINNADDLERFRLEFLGKKGSVTLIFEDFKNLSKDDKKEYGQVINLLKKTAQQKYDANKNLSSGVKKQVANLDLSMPSLNTHNGSQHPLSIVKDRIIEIFSHIGFTVEEGPEIEDDWHVFTALNFPKEHPARDMQDTFFIDGNPDTVLRTHTSSVQVRVMEKGNLPIRAIFPGRVYRNEAISMRAHCFFHQVEGLYIDKNVSFADLKQTLLYFA from the coding sequence ATGAAAAACTTAATCGAAAAAATATCAAAAGAAGTAAACGAATTTCAAATCAATAATGCCGACGATCTAGAGCGCTTTCGTTTGGAGTTTTTAGGCAAAAAAGGTTCTGTTACTCTTATTTTTGAAGATTTTAAAAACTTATCTAAGGACGATAAAAAAGAATACGGACAGGTTATTAATTTACTGAAAAAGACGGCTCAGCAAAAATATGATGCCAACAAAAACTTGTCATCAGGTGTTAAAAAACAAGTTGCAAATCTCGATTTGAGCATGCCTTCGCTAAACACCCATAATGGTTCGCAACATCCATTATCGATTGTGAAAGACCGTATTATTGAAATTTTTTCGCACATAGGCTTTACCGTAGAAGAAGGTCCTGAAATAGAAGACGATTGGCACGTGTTTACAGCTCTTAACTTCCCAAAGGAGCACCCTGCCAGAGATATGCAAGATACTTTTTTCATAGACGGCAATCCCGATACCGTTCTACGCACTCATACGTCGAGTGTACAGGTTAGAGTTATGGAAAAAGGCAATCTGCCTATTAGAGCTATTTTTCCTGGCAGAGTTTACCGAAACGAAGCAATATCAATGCGAGCACACTGCTTTTTCCATCAAGTTGAAGGATTATACATCGACAAAAATGTTTCATTTGCCGACCTAAAGCAAACACTTTTGTACTTTGCA